Genomic segment of Parageobacillus genomosp. 1:
ATTGAATGAATCATCATTCATTTTATCGTGAAAAAAAATACGCCTTGAAAATGGTTTCTATACTAAATATAAAATATGTTAATAATTTTCGCAATATATAAACTTAACAATTTTTTCATTTATCACAACTACTTTTTTTGGTGACGCTATAAAAAGGGGGTGATACGATGGCAAAAATGAAAAAAAATCCTTCGCAGCGCGGAATTAGCGCGGCAAGCGTCAAGGGCAACGCTGGTCCGACGGTGGAAAAGGACGGCGGCGGCAAACGCACGAGCCAAAATCAGCAATATAAACGACATAATATGCAAGGAGAATAATCTTCTCGATACAGCGAAAAACGCATCACGGACTGAAACATACCGTGATGCGTTTCGCCTTTTCTTCAGACAAGTTGGAGCGCCGTAACTTTACACAGTTCTTCTTTTGGGCCATTTCAGACAGTCTATTTGCGGAAAATGCCTTTTAGCACAAAGGCAACGTTGGCCGGCCGCTCGGCGAGACGGCGCATAAAGTAGCCGTACCAGTCCGTGCCGTACGGAACGTAAACGCGCATCGTATATCCTTCACGCACAAGCTGTTCTTGCCGCTCTGGACGAATTCCGTATAACATTTGGAATTCAAACTGGCTATTAGGGATGTTATATTCTTTGACAAGTTGCTTCGTGTATTCAATGATGGCGTCGTCATGGGTCGCCACTGCCGTATAGTTACCATTTAATAAATGCATTTTAATGATTTTTTTAAAGTTTTCATCGACGTCTTTTTTGTCCGGAAACGCCACTTCTGGCGATTCTTTATATGCCCCTTTGACAAGGCGCAAATTCGGATGGTAATCTTTTAAATCTTCAATATCGTCTGCCGTACGGTATAGGTATGCTTGCAATACCGTTCCGACATTATCATATTCTGTTTTCAACTGTTTAAAAATATCGAGCGTTTTCTGGCATCTTGAGTAATCTTCCATATCAATCGTAACAAACACGCCGTGTTGTTTTGCCGTATCCAAAATGCGCCGCATATTGCGCATCACAAGCTCGTCCGAGATATCCAAACCCATCGATGTCATTTTTAGCGACAGCTGTGAATTCAGCTTTTCTCTCCCGATCGCCTTAATCGCCTCAAGGCAGTGGTTCGCCATTTCGTTTGCTTCTTGCTCATTGTCCACAAATTCTCCTAAGTAGTCGACCGTCACAGCCAACCCTTTTTTATTTAATTGTTTAATCACTTCGACAGCCTGTTCGATCGTTTCTCCTGCAACAAACCGGGAGGCACCAAAGCGAAGACCATATTTTTTCGCCAATTTGGTTAATGTCTTATTTTTCGATAAAAACAAAAAAAAGTCGCGCATCAACTGCTCCATCATTGTACCCCCTTATTCCGTAAACGCATTCATATTTTTATTGTAACATGTTTTCTTATTGTTGAATATCTTTTTCGACAAAATTCTCGCTGTGTATAGTTTTCCACAAAATGAACAATCTACAACTGAAACATTCATTTTAGAAAGGAGCATTATGTATGCAACAACAAATGAACATGCAACAGCAAAACGTGATGCCACAGCCGCCGCAAATGGTCTCAGCAAAGGACGCGATGTATTTTACCGACATGATGTCTTGGAACTTACTTGCCATGAAAAAAGCACATTTTTTTGCATCGCAATGCCAAGACAAAGAAGTGGCACAAGCGCTTGAAAAAGCAGGACAAATGCACCAACGTCACTATCAAAAAATTTTAAGCCACCTACAAAATCCAAGCCAGCCTAAAATGACAATGCAATAACAATCGGGAGGAATGATCATGAACCAAAACCAAATTCAAAATCCAGAAACGCAAGTGCCAAAAACACCGCAAATGAATGACCGCGACTTTCTTAACGATATGTTAACAACAGAAAAATATATGACATCGGCTTATAGTATATTTTTGCACGAAGCAAGCCATCAACAATTATATCAAGATATGATGAATATTTTTACAGAGACGCAAAATTGCCAACGTGAATTATACAACTTAATGTTCAAAAAAGGCTGGTACAAACTTGAAGCTGCCGATCCACAAAAACTGCAGCAATCATATCAGCAATTCCAAGGATACACCAATCAATTCCCATATCAAAATATCGTTCAGTAATACTAGGTTCGCCTTTAGGCAACAAAAAAGCCATGATCGCAAACAAAGACCTCTCAACATCTAAAAATGCTTCATGAAACCATGGTCGTTATACACCGATCCGATGGCATAAAATCATATTGCTTTTTTTTCGTTACAAGCGTCCCGCATGCTACAGGGGACGCTTTTTGTTAAAACCAAAACACGCCATACGGATAATACGGAGGATATGGATAATACGGTCTTGGACGGAAGAAAAGCGGAAATGCTAGCGCACTACCGAGCAATCCGCCTAGAAAACCGCCTAACAACGGACCGCCGAAAAATACTGGTGGATATACCATCACGATTCCCCCTTTGCAAAATAAAACTGGACACCAATATGTTATGTTAATGCAGGACAAAAAGAGCAGGGAAGACGCCCACTCTTTCATAAACTTTTAATTCTAATCGTTGCTTAAGCATAAAGCCTGCCATGCAACCGGCAGGCTCAAGCAATGTTTATTACTAATAAGGGAATCCGTAACCGCCATAACCACCATAACCGCCATAACCACCATAACCGCCATAACCACCATAGAACGGGCCTGTTAGCGCGCCACCCAACAACCCGCCTAAAAGACCGCCAAAGAACGGGCTGCCAAAACCACCAAAGAACGGACCGCCAAAACCACCAAAGAATGGACGGCCAAAACCACCAAAGAACGGACCGCCAAAACCACCAAAGAATGGACGGCCAAAACCACCAAATCCCCATGGGCGCCCAAATCCCCATATTCTCGTATCTTGTAAGCTCATATCATTCATGCTCCTCTCTCCTTTGCAGATCGTGTTGTCTCTTCCCTTTCAACATATGTAGGACAAACGCCAAGGGCATGGGCGATTGACCTTTTGGGCAAAAAAATAGCTGCCTAGGCTTGCCAGGCAGCAGCAGAATCCGTTATCGAACGACTTTGGCCATTTCCGCGATCGAATCGAAGAGGATATGGACTGCTGTTTCCATCTGGTCTTCTGTCATCGCTAACACTGGAATGAACGTGATCACCGGTCCGAGCGGACGAATGATCAATCCACGCTTTCGAGCTTCTAGAATAATACGATGTTCGATCATTTCTGAACGCGGAAAAATTTGTTTCGTGTTTCGATCTTGAACAATTTCAATTCCTACCATTAATCCTTTTTGACGAATATCCCCAACGATTGGAATTTCATAAAGCATCTCTAGCTTCTTTGCCAACATTTCTGCTTTTTTCTTTACGTTTTCGACAAGATGCCGTTTTTCGATGAGCTCAATATTTTTTAAAGCGACAGAACAAGATAATTGGTTCCCTGTATATGTATGCCCGTGATAAAACGTCTTATCTTCATCAACGTCTCCTAAAAACGCGGCATAGACATCTTCTGTTGTCAATGTGGCGGCTAAAGGGAGATACCCTCCGGTAATGCCTTTTCCTAAGCAAACAATATCCGGATGGACATCCTCTTGCTCGCACGCAAACAGCGTTCCCGTTCTTCCAAACCCAACGGCGACCTCATCACAAATAAGCAGCACGCCATATTGCCGGCAAAGTGTTTCAACGCCTTTTAAAAATCCTTTTGGATGTGTAATGATGCCCGCAGCCCCTTGAACGAGCGGCTCCACGATCACGCCGGCAATTTCCTCATGGTGTCGAGCCAGCACATCTTCAAGCTGTTGTAAACAATAGCTGACAATCTCCTCTTCATCGCCATATTCGTCCATGCGATACACATACGGAGAAGGAACTTCGATTC
This window contains:
- a CDS encoding spore coat protein, producing MNQNQIQNPETQVPKTPQMNDRDFLNDMLTTEKYMTSAYSIFLHEASHQQLYQDMMNIFTETQNCQRELYNLMFKKGWYKLEAADPQKLQQSYQQFQGYTNQFPYQNIVQ
- a CDS encoding proline dehydrogenase family protein, with amino-acid sequence MEQLMRDFFLFLSKNKTLTKLAKKYGLRFGASRFVAGETIEQAVEVIKQLNKKGLAVTVDYLGEFVDNEQEANEMANHCLEAIKAIGREKLNSQLSLKMTSMGLDISDELVMRNMRRILDTAKQHGVFVTIDMEDYSRCQKTLDIFKQLKTEYDNVGTVLQAYLYRTADDIEDLKDYHPNLRLVKGAYKESPEVAFPDKKDVDENFKKIIKMHLLNGNYTAVATHDDAIIEYTKQLVKEYNIPNSQFEFQMLYGIRPERQEQLVREGYTMRVYVPYGTDWYGYFMRRLAERPANVAFVLKGIFRK
- the bioA gene encoding adenosylmethionine--8-amino-7-oxononanoate transaminase, producing MKYSYEQLEQWDKEYVWHPFTQMKTYVQEHPLIIERGNGSYLFDVNGNKYLDGYASLWVNVHGHNDPELNEALHMQIETIAHSTLLGSANVPSILLAKKLVELWPGLSKVFYSDTGAAAVEIALKMAYQYWKNIDPVKYAAKNKFVSLKEAYHGDTVGAVSVGGMDLFHRIFKPLLFERIEVPSPYVYRMDEYGDEEEIVSYCLQQLEDVLARHHEEIAGVIVEPLVQGAAGIITHPKGFLKGVETLCRQYGVLLICDEVAVGFGRTGTLFACEQEDVHPDIVCLGKGITGGYLPLAATLTTEDVYAAFLGDVDEDKTFYHGHTYTGNQLSCSVALKNIELIEKRHLVENVKKKAEMLAKKLEMLYEIPIVGDIRQKGLMVGIEIVQDRNTKQIFPRSEMIEHRIILEARKRGLIIRPLGPVITFIPVLAMTEDQMETAVHILFDSIAEMAKVVR
- a CDS encoding YuzL family protein; this translates as MAKMKKNPSQRGISAASVKGNAGPTVEKDGGGKRTSQNQQYKRHNMQGE